A part of Prolixibacteraceae bacterium genomic DNA contains:
- the lpxK gene encoding tetraacyldisaccharide 4'-kinase: MGNIFLKPLSWIYGFITYIRNLMYDYKIFSSKEYAQPIISIGNITVGGTGKTPHTEYLIELLKSKFKIATLSRGYKRKTTGFLEVKESSTAQEVGDEPLQMKMKNNDIVVAVDEKRVRGIDNLLAYETSTRPEVILLDDAFQHRKVNPGLHILLTDFNRLITQDHILPYGRLRESAEERYRAQIIIVTKCPEILKPIEERLIIKELDIKPFQDLFFTTLSYGELEPQLNNSSPKITDFSGKNIVLFTGIANPESLESYLTKNGANLKTIIYSDHYQFKKNDLVKVSDEWESFHDEEAILLTTEKDMMRIKDMTEVPDIIDNKLFTIPLKVKFIGENKNYFDKKIVKYVSENASNFNISTKQYRALH; this comes from the coding sequence TTGGGAAATATATTCTTAAAGCCACTATCATGGATTTACGGTTTCATAACCTACATAAGAAACTTAATGTATGATTATAAAATATTTTCTTCAAAAGAATATGCACAACCTATAATTTCAATTGGGAATATTACGGTTGGTGGAACAGGAAAAACTCCACACACCGAGTATCTTATTGAATTGCTTAAAAGTAAATTTAAGATCGCTACCCTATCTCGAGGATACAAAAGAAAGACTACAGGTTTCCTAGAAGTAAAAGAGAGCTCAACTGCTCAAGAAGTTGGTGACGAACCACTTCAAATGAAGATGAAAAATAATGATATTGTAGTTGCAGTTGATGAGAAGAGGGTACGTGGTATCGATAACTTATTAGCATACGAAACTTCAACAAGACCAGAAGTAATACTTCTAGACGATGCTTTTCAACATCGAAAAGTAAATCCAGGATTACATATATTACTAACAGACTTTAACAGGTTAATAACTCAAGACCACATTCTACCTTACGGTCGTTTAAGGGAATCCGCAGAAGAGAGATACAGAGCCCAAATTATCATTGTAACCAAATGCCCCGAAATACTTAAACCGATCGAAGAGAGGCTTATCATTAAAGAACTAGACATTAAACCATTTCAAGATCTTTTCTTTACCACTCTAAGCTATGGTGAACTTGAGCCACAACTAAATAATAGTTCACCAAAGATAACGGACTTTAGTGGTAAAAACATTGTTCTTTTTACAGGCATCGCAAATCCAGAATCTCTTGAATCCTATCTCACTAAAAATGGCGCAAATTTAAAAACTATTATCTACTCAGATCATTATCAATTTAAGAAAAATGACTTAGTCAAGGTTTCAGATGAATGGGAATCATTTCATGATGAAGAAGCTATTTTGCTAACAACTGAGAAAGATATGATGCGTATCAAAGACATGACAGAGGTACCAGATATTATAGACAACAAACTCTTTACCATCCCATTAAAAGTTAAGTTCATTGGGGAAAACAAGAATTATTTTGACAAAAAGATCGTAAAATATGTTAGCGAGAACGCGAGCAATTTCAACATTTCTACAAAACAATATAGAGCGTTGCATTGA
- the folK gene encoding 2-amino-4-hydroxy-6-hydroxymethyldihydropteridine diphosphokinase — MTNVIISFGGNQGDIFGLIDRALVEINKRVGTIVSVSPLYESEPWGFEAETNFINGVVEVETNIPANEVLCIALEIESELGRMRTGIGKGYSSRPMDLDIIDYGGEEVCSPSLVLPHPRMQLRKFVLLPLKDICPSWVHPVLDMDVEKLIDVCEDNSRIKKVRN, encoded by the coding sequence ATGACAAACGTTATTATTAGTTTTGGAGGTAATCAAGGTGATATTTTTGGTCTTATAGATAGAGCTCTTGTAGAGATAAACAAAAGAGTTGGAACTATTGTTTCTGTTTCTCCTTTATATGAGAGTGAACCATGGGGGTTCGAGGCAGAAACAAACTTTATTAATGGGGTAGTTGAAGTTGAGACTAATATACCGGCAAATGAGGTATTGTGTATCGCATTAGAAATTGAATCGGAACTGGGGCGTATGAGAACAGGAATAGGCAAGGGGTACAGCTCTAGACCAATGGATTTAGATATCATTGATTATGGAGGGGAAGAGGTATGTTCCCCAAGCTTGGTTCTTCCTCATCCTAGAATGCAGTTACGTAAATTTGTTTTATTGCCTTTGAAAGATATTTGTCCTAGTTGGGTTCATCCAGTTCTTGACATGGATGTCGAGAAATTAATTGATGTTTGTGAGGATAATTCGAGAATAAAAAAGGTGAGAAATTAA
- a CDS encoding energy transducer TonB, with translation MEPKKTPKADLESKRSTFVWLGLAVSLLAVWLAFAWTTEPKKTDSFGAMQQDDLIEDEIPITTKPETPPPPPPPPPPAEISDVITIVDDEEVIEDEMEIEESDDVDGPVKVETVVEDEKEAEEEEIFNFVEDMPMFPGGNAALLKYIGKTVKYPVIAQENGIQGRVFVTFVVEKDGSVTDVRIARGVDKALDREAVRVVKTLPRWKPGMQRGKAVRVSYSVPINFVLN, from the coding sequence ATGGAACCAAAAAAAACTCCCAAAGCTGATTTGGAAAGCAAAAGGTCTACCTTTGTCTGGTTAGGTCTTGCTGTCTCATTGCTTGCAGTTTGGTTGGCTTTTGCGTGGACAACAGAGCCTAAGAAAACTGATAGTTTTGGTGCTATGCAGCAAGATGATTTGATAGAGGATGAAATTCCGATTACGACAAAACCAGAGACTCCACCACCACCACCACCACCACCACCACCTGCAGAGATTAGTGATGTGATCACTATTGTGGATGATGAGGAAGTGATTGAAGATGAAATGGAAATCGAAGAATCTGATGACGTGGATGGACCAGTGAAGGTTGAGACAGTCGTTGAAGATGAAAAAGAGGCCGAAGAGGAAGAGATCTTTAACTTTGTTGAGGATATGCCTATGTTTCCTGGAGGAAATGCCGCACTTTTGAAGTATATTGGTAAGACCGTTAAGTATCCAGTTATTGCGCAAGAGAATGGTATCCAAGGAAGAGTTTTCGTTACTTTTGTAGTGGAAAAGGATGGTAGTGTTACAGACGTACGTATTGCTCGTGGAGTTGATAAAGCTCTAGATAGAGAAGCTGTTCGTGTTGTGAAGACACTTCCAAGATGGAAGCCAGGTATGCAACGTGGTAAAGCAGTACGTGTATCATACTCTGTGCCTATTAACTTCGTGTTGAATTAG
- a CDS encoding NCS2 family permease, which yields MLETLFKLKENGTSVRNEILAGITTFMTMAYILSVAPNMLSATGMDKGALFTATVLTSVIGTLLMALIANLPYALAPGMGTTAFFAFTVCIGMGYSWEVALTAIFLEGLFFIFLTLINVREKIIGAIPLSVRQGITVGVGMFITMIGLKGAGIVVDNGATLVTMGDLTSPSAVIAILGIILTGALYYKKVPGSILIGMIFCTLIGLPMGVTQLPESWDFAIPSISPIAFHLDFSWIGSFDETINIVVVLFAFLFIDMFDTIGTLVGVSNSANMVDENGEIKNLKQGLTADSIATVCGALLGVSTVTTVSESAAGIAEGGRTGLTSMVTASFLLIALLLSPLFLMVPAAATTPALFIVGVMMMSETSKINFKDFTEAVPAYFTFMLMPLTYSIVNGIMMGVISYVFIKLLTGRRKEVTISMWILAIVFMIKIFVS from the coding sequence ATGCTTGAGACACTCTTTAAGCTTAAAGAAAACGGGACAAGTGTAAGAAACGAGATTCTTGCAGGGATAACAACTTTCATGACCATGGCGTATATTTTGTCTGTTGCGCCAAATATGTTGTCTGCAACCGGAATGGATAAGGGGGCATTATTTACTGCTACAGTTTTGACGTCCGTTATCGGGACACTTTTGATGGCATTGATAGCCAACCTTCCATATGCGCTGGCACCTGGAATGGGAACGACAGCCTTCTTTGCTTTTACCGTATGTATTGGAATGGGATATAGCTGGGAAGTTGCGTTGACTGCGATCTTCTTAGAGGGGTTGTTTTTTATCTTTTTGACCTTGATTAATGTGAGAGAGAAGATAATTGGAGCTATTCCACTGTCTGTACGTCAGGGTATTACCGTTGGTGTTGGGATGTTTATTACTATGATAGGTCTTAAGGGAGCTGGAATTGTCGTAGATAATGGTGCGACGTTGGTTACTATGGGGGATTTGACATCGCCTTCTGCTGTGATAGCTATTTTAGGAATTATATTGACTGGAGCTTTATATTATAAGAAGGTGCCGGGATCGATCCTTATCGGGATGATTTTCTGTACATTGATTGGTTTACCTATGGGGGTGACGCAGTTGCCAGAGAGCTGGGATTTTGCGATACCTTCGATCTCTCCGATTGCTTTTCATCTTGATTTCAGTTGGATTGGCAGCTTTGATGAGACGATAAACATTGTAGTGGTTTTGTTTGCATTTCTTTTTATCGATATGTTTGATACTATTGGGACACTTGTAGGTGTATCTAATAGTGCAAATATGGTGGATGAAAATGGAGAAATTAAGAATCTTAAGCAAGGATTGACAGCCGATTCTATTGCAACAGTTTGTGGTGCACTATTAGGGGTGTCTACTGTGACTACGGTATCGGAAAGTGCTGCTGGTATTGCAGAGGGTGGCCGAACAGGTTTAACGTCTATGGTTACGGCTAGTTTCTTGTTGATCGCATTACTTCTATCTCCTCTTTTCTTAATGGTTCCTGCAGCAGCAACGACTCCTGCTCTATTTATTGTGGGGGTAATGATGATGAGTGAGACCAGTAAAATTAACTTTAAAGATTTTACAGAAGCAGTTCCTGCATATTTTACTTTCATGTTGATGCCTTTGACCTACTCTATAGTCAATGGAATCATGATGGGGGTTATCTCTTATGTTTTTATCAAACTCTTGACGGGTAGAAGAAAAGAGGTGACTATATCTATGTGGATTTTAGCTATTGTATTTATGATAAAGATTTTTGTGTCGTAG
- a CDS encoding M48 family metallopeptidase — translation MIETKTIEVKDLGLIKIRRGSTKSTIRCSFKQDGSILMGTPPYISWGEINDWIESNRSKLKAKLQQPRPKTDAPLPDLWTCQGHTYKIEYREVTTPKIENSKDYDNTTLLVPKNLPQEKIDVIKKQFLNSAVKIEAWKYLPIRLDHWSETLKLTYHKCFIKNNKTNWGSCSSLGNINLNQHLMRLPSHLIDMVIIHELTHTIIPNHGKDFKAAMQKMIPNIKQLDQEIKQYHPHRW, via the coding sequence ATGATAGAAACAAAGACAATAGAGGTGAAAGACCTTGGACTAATTAAGATACGACGAGGTAGCACCAAGAGCACCATCCGCTGCTCTTTCAAACAGGATGGCAGCATACTTATGGGAACACCACCATACATAAGCTGGGGAGAGATAAATGATTGGATCGAAAGCAATAGATCTAAACTAAAAGCAAAGCTACAACAGCCACGTCCAAAGACAGATGCACCTCTTCCTGACTTATGGACATGTCAAGGGCATACATATAAAATCGAATATAGAGAGGTTACAACCCCTAAAATAGAGAACAGTAAAGATTACGACAATACCACATTACTAGTTCCAAAGAATCTACCTCAAGAAAAGATTGACGTCATAAAAAAACAGTTCCTAAATTCAGCAGTAAAGATAGAGGCATGGAAATACCTCCCAATCAGGTTAGATCATTGGAGTGAAACACTTAAACTAACCTACCATAAATGCTTCATTAAAAACAATAAGACCAATTGGGGCAGTTGTTCATCCCTTGGAAACATCAATTTAAACCAACATCTCATGAGGCTTCCAAGTCACCTAATCGACATGGTAATAATACATGAATTGACACACACCATTATCCCGAACCACGGAAAAGATTTTAAAGCTGCAATGCAAAAAATGATTCCTAATATCAAACAGTTAGACCAGGAGATAAAACAGTATCACCCACACAGATGGTAA
- the sppA gene encoding signal peptide peptidase SppA has protein sequence MKFLRNLLASILGSIIGITVMITFGILIIAMIGVGMSSEGEVKVKDNSILVLKLDKPFVDNAADNPLSSYDIPLFDNYNSYGLFNLTKQLKDAAKDPKIKGLYIDTSFGLMAPYATATELRKSLQEFKKSGKFIYTYMEFGEQKAYYLTSISDSIILNPQGQLFLSGLTSQRTYYKRVLDKVGVDIQIMKGRDNIYKSAVEQYYRDHQSKSDKEQTTKYLNDIWSVITKDIAESRNITIPEINKCADNISTYLSPLNAIKYNLVDNLKYKDQVLSDLKDLSGVEEGKKLNTISILDYQSTSDDKELKEYHKEKIAVIFAQGAIVDKTDEREEINPDKITRVLRKARENDNVKAIVFRVNSPGGSAYGSEQMWREVELTRQVKPIIISMGDYAASGGYYISCAGSKIVADNNTITGSIGIYSFIPNAKKLVQDKIGVTFDYVSTNKNGAPLSVVDPLTPFQKNMLQTKIDQGYELFITRVAEGRNMTKEEVHKIARGRVWSGKEAVKIGLVDKIGTLQDAIKLAKEEAGVEQIKLQVLPKVKDPITELFETTSKEIQIRFMKTILGEETFEIWNNVNNIKKLNGTYMMLPYHETIY, from the coding sequence ATGAAATTTTTAAGAAATCTACTAGCCTCGATTCTTGGATCCATCATTGGGATAACCGTGATGATCACATTTGGAATACTGATCATTGCTATGATAGGTGTTGGAATGTCCTCTGAGGGGGAAGTAAAAGTAAAAGACAACTCAATACTTGTTTTGAAACTTGACAAACCTTTTGTTGACAATGCAGCAGACAATCCCTTAAGCTCATATGACATTCCTCTTTTTGATAATTACAATTCATATGGGCTTTTCAACCTTACAAAACAGTTGAAAGATGCAGCTAAAGACCCTAAGATTAAAGGTCTTTATATTGACACATCTTTTGGTTTAATGGCACCTTATGCCACAGCTACTGAACTTCGCAAATCCCTTCAAGAGTTCAAAAAAAGCGGCAAGTTTATATATACTTACATGGAATTTGGAGAACAAAAGGCATACTATTTGACCTCTATCTCTGACAGTATTATACTAAACCCACAAGGACAACTATTCTTAAGTGGACTCACATCACAAAGAACATACTACAAAAGAGTACTTGATAAAGTGGGTGTGGATATCCAGATCATGAAAGGGCGAGACAACATATATAAATCTGCTGTCGAACAATACTACAGGGACCATCAAAGCAAATCAGACAAAGAGCAGACAACGAAATATCTAAACGATATATGGTCTGTGATAACGAAAGACATTGCTGAATCAAGGAATATCACCATCCCTGAAATTAATAAATGTGCTGACAATATATCAACATACCTATCTCCACTGAATGCCATTAAATACAACCTTGTTGATAACTTAAAATACAAAGATCAAGTACTTTCGGATCTTAAAGATCTATCAGGAGTTGAAGAGGGCAAGAAGCTTAATACAATTAGTATATTAGACTACCAGTCAACCTCCGATGACAAAGAACTTAAGGAGTATCATAAAGAAAAGATTGCGGTGATCTTTGCTCAAGGAGCTATTGTTGATAAAACAGATGAAAGAGAAGAGATTAATCCAGATAAAATAACTAGAGTACTTCGAAAGGCGAGGGAAAATGATAACGTTAAAGCAATTGTATTCCGTGTAAACTCTCCTGGTGGAAGTGCATATGGTTCTGAGCAAATGTGGAGAGAAGTTGAGCTCACAAGACAGGTTAAACCTATCATTATATCTATGGGAGACTATGCAGCATCAGGAGGTTACTACATCTCTTGTGCGGGATCTAAGATTGTAGCAGATAACAATACAATTACAGGGTCCATTGGAATATACTCTTTCATCCCTAACGCAAAGAAATTGGTGCAAGATAAAATTGGTGTCACATTCGATTATGTGAGCACAAATAAAAATGGAGCTCCGCTTAGCGTAGTTGATCCACTAACTCCATTTCAGAAGAACATGCTCCAAACTAAAATTGATCAAGGATATGAACTATTCATTACCCGTGTTGCAGAAGGACGTAACATGACAAAAGAAGAAGTTCATAAAATTGCAAGAGGAAGAGTATGGAGTGGTAAAGAAGCTGTAAAGATTGGATTAGTAGACAAAATTGGAACACTTCAAGATGCCATCAAGTTAGCAAAAGAAGAAGCTGGAGTTGAGCAAATCAAACTACAAGTTCTACCTAAAGTCAAGGATCCAATTACGGAGCTATTTGAAACGACTAGCAAAGAAATTCAAATTCGCTTTATGAAGACCATTCTTGGAGAAGAGACATTCGAAATATGGAATAATGTCAACAACATCAAGAAACTAAATGGTACATATATGATGCTACCATACCACGAAACAATTTATTAA
- a CDS encoding aspartate-semialdehyde dehydrogenase, with product MKVAIVGASGAVGQEFLKVLEERNFPLDELVLFGSTRSAGNTYSFKGKTLTVKELSHNDDFKDIDIALTSAGASISKEYANTITKFGTTMIDNSSAFRMDDTIPLVVPEVNAKDAITYQSKIIANPNCTTIQMVVALKPIHDLSPIKNVHISTYQSASGAGASGMEELELQTTQIANGEAPQVNAFAHQLAMNVIPHIDIFMENDYTKEEMKMYHETRKIMNCDIKVSATAVRVPVLRAHSEAIWLETEAPLTIQEINDAFDNTKGITRIDDPSNKSYPMPLDLAGTDDVYVGRVRKDISKENGIALWTVADQIKKGAALNAVQIAEYLVEEGQF from the coding sequence ATGAAAGTTGCAATTGTTGGAGCTAGTGGAGCCGTTGGCCAAGAGTTCCTTAAAGTACTAGAAGAGAGAAATTTTCCACTTGATGAACTTGTCTTATTTGGATCAACAAGATCTGCGGGCAATACCTATTCATTTAAAGGGAAAACACTTACCGTTAAAGAACTTAGTCATAATGATGATTTCAAAGATATTGACATTGCATTAACTTCTGCGGGGGCATCTATTAGCAAAGAATATGCGAATACGATAACCAAATTTGGTACGACAATGATAGACAACTCTAGTGCATTTAGAATGGATGATACAATACCTTTGGTTGTTCCTGAAGTGAATGCTAAAGATGCCATCACATACCAAAGTAAGATCATCGCAAATCCAAATTGCACTACAATCCAAATGGTGGTAGCACTTAAACCTATACATGACCTCTCTCCTATTAAAAATGTCCACATTTCAACATACCAATCAGCAAGTGGTGCAGGAGCATCTGGTATGGAAGAACTTGAACTCCAGACAACTCAAATAGCAAATGGAGAGGCACCTCAAGTAAATGCATTTGCTCATCAATTGGCAATGAATGTAATCCCTCATATCGATATCTTCATGGAAAATGATTATACCAAGGAAGAGATGAAGATGTACCACGAGACCAGGAAAATCATGAATTGTGATATTAAAGTGAGTGCAACTGCAGTAAGAGTACCTGTACTAAGAGCACACTCTGAAGCAATATGGCTTGAAACAGAAGCTCCATTAACGATTCAAGAAATCAATGATGCTTTTGACAATACAAAAGGGATAACTCGCATAGATGACCCATCTAATAAATCTTATCCAATGCCATTAGATCTTGCTGGAACAGATGATGTTTATGTTGGAAGAGTCCGCAAAGACATCTCTAAAGAGAATGGAATTGCACTATGGACCGTTGCAGACCAGATAAAGAAAGGTGCAGCATTAAATGCAGTTCAAATTGCAGAATATCTTGTAGAAGAGGGGCAATTCTAA
- a CDS encoding deoxyguanosinetriphosphate triphosphohydrolase, giving the protein MKWNQLICPTRLGQENRSTQNFDHRSQFQRDYDRIIFSATFRRLQNKTQVFPLPGSIFVHNRLTHSLEVASVGRSLGAMLSAELIKRNELDWELASEIGAIIASACLAHDLGNPPFGHSGEYAISDFFQNHYGKKYQSQFTNEQWNDFVQFDGNANAFRLLSHQFIGRRPGGFSLTYSTLASIVKYPYDSTKTTRQKFGFFQDQKQTYIKIADTLGITKTEGQYARHPLVYLVEAADDICYQVMDIEDAYKMKILTYDRVEEFLLPFHKEEDSTSKTLKTLNTIEDKNEKVSYLRSITIGKLTNECFEQFMLHYKEIMDGEKVTPLIQSISSKSLDALDRIHKISKEEIYMQRDVVEIQIAGHKIITTLLDRFIHALEKPNTPHAKNMRSLIPKQYDINNPDTYKRTLAIVDYVSGMTDVYALELYRRMEGISVPAFY; this is encoded by the coding sequence ATGAAATGGAATCAACTTATATGCCCCACAAGACTAGGTCAAGAGAATCGTAGCACCCAGAATTTTGATCATCGGTCACAATTCCAGAGAGACTATGATCGTATTATCTTCTCTGCTACATTTCGCCGACTACAGAATAAAACACAAGTATTTCCATTACCAGGCTCCATCTTTGTACACAACCGTTTAACCCACAGTCTTGAAGTTGCTAGTGTTGGAAGATCTTTAGGTGCCATGCTATCTGCCGAACTCATAAAACGAAATGAGCTTGACTGGGAACTAGCAAGTGAGATTGGTGCAATCATCGCATCAGCATGTTTGGCACACGATCTCGGAAATCCACCTTTTGGTCACTCTGGAGAATATGCCATATCCGACTTTTTCCAGAACCATTATGGTAAGAAATATCAATCCCAATTCACCAACGAGCAGTGGAATGACTTCGTTCAGTTTGACGGAAATGCAAATGCCTTTAGATTATTATCACACCAATTCATAGGCAGACGTCCTGGTGGCTTCTCCCTAACCTACTCCACACTGGCATCTATTGTTAAATATCCATATGATTCCACAAAGACCACAAGACAGAAATTTGGATTCTTCCAAGACCAAAAACAGACCTATATTAAAATCGCAGATACATTAGGAATAACAAAAACAGAAGGACAGTATGCCCGTCACCCTCTAGTCTACCTCGTGGAAGCTGCCGATGACATATGCTACCAAGTCATGGACATTGAGGATGCATATAAAATGAAAATTCTTACTTACGATCGTGTCGAAGAGTTCTTACTGCCATTCCATAAGGAAGAAGACAGCACCTCTAAAACATTGAAGACATTGAATACCATAGAGGACAAAAACGAAAAAGTATCCTACCTTAGATCGATTACGATAGGCAAGCTTACAAATGAGTGTTTTGAGCAATTCATGCTTCACTATAAGGAGATAATGGATGGAGAGAAAGTTACACCTCTAATTCAATCTATCTCTTCCAAATCTTTAGATGCATTAGATCGCATCCACAAAATATCCAAAGAAGAGATCTATATGCAACGTGATGTAGTCGAGATTCAAATTGCAGGACATAAGATCATCACCACACTGTTGGACAGATTTATTCATGCACTTGAAAAACCAAATACACCACACGCTAAAAACATGCGATCACTTATTCCTAAACAATATGACATAAACAACCCCGACACATACAAACGGACTTTAGCCATTGTTGATTATGTATCGGGGATGACAGATGTATATGCCTTAGAATTATACCGTAGAATGGAAGGAATATCTGTTCCAGCCTTCTATTAA
- the hflX gene encoding GTPase HflX, translated as MGSKEINIEDRERSAVVGLINSSQGEAKVEEYLDELTFLAETAGAHVLGRFVQRMELPNRATFVGSGKLEEIHDFVKIHDLDSIIFDDELSPTQLRNIEKVLEIKVLDRTNLILDIFANHAQTASARTQVELAQYQYMLPRLTRMWTHLERQRGGIGMRGPGETQIETDRRIILDKISRLKNDLVKIDKQKATQRKNRGKSVRVALVGYTNVGKSTIMNVLSKSEVLAENKLFATLDTTVRKVVVQNLPFLLADTVGFIRKLPHGLVNSFKSTLDETREADILLHVIDISHEAFEEQIEVVDQTLKEIGASDKKMIYVFNKIDAFQYTPKEEDDLTPSTKENISLEEWKRTWMAKSNDQAIFISAKERDNMESFKTLLYNEVKKIHVQRFPYNDFLFNYYDDESGDQI; from the coding sequence ATGGGATCAAAAGAGATAAACATAGAAGATAGAGAGAGATCCGCAGTAGTAGGTCTGATTAATAGTAGTCAAGGCGAGGCAAAAGTGGAAGAGTATCTTGATGAGTTGACTTTTCTTGCCGAAACTGCAGGTGCACATGTTCTAGGACGATTTGTGCAGCGGATGGAGTTACCTAATCGTGCGACATTTGTCGGATCAGGTAAATTGGAGGAGATACATGATTTTGTTAAGATACATGATTTAGATTCTATAATCTTTGATGATGAACTTTCACCTACACAATTAAGGAATATTGAGAAGGTGTTGGAGATCAAAGTATTGGATCGTACAAATCTTATTCTTGATATTTTTGCGAATCATGCACAAACCGCAAGTGCGAGAACACAAGTAGAACTGGCACAATATCAATATATGCTTCCTAGATTGACACGTATGTGGACTCACTTGGAGCGTCAACGTGGTGGTATTGGAATGAGAGGACCAGGAGAGACTCAGATTGAGACAGATAGACGTATTATCCTAGATAAGATATCTCGTTTGAAGAATGATCTGGTAAAGATTGACAAGCAGAAGGCTACACAAAGAAAAAATAGAGGTAAGTCTGTTCGTGTGGCACTGGTTGGATATACCAATGTAGGGAAATCAACGATCATGAATGTCTTGAGTAAGTCGGAAGTGCTAGCGGAGAATAAACTGTTTGCTACACTGGATACCACAGTTCGAAAAGTGGTTGTTCAGAACTTACCATTTCTTTTAGCAGATACTGTTGGATTTATACGAAAATTACCACATGGTTTGGTTAATTCTTTTAAATCAACATTAGATGAAACAAGAGAAGCTGATATTCTTCTTCATGTAATTGATATATCACATGAAGCTTTTGAAGAACAGATTGAGGTGGTAGATCAGACACTGAAAGAGATCGGAGCTTCGGACAAGAAGATGATCTATGTGTTTAATAAGATTGATGCCTTCCAATATACTCCAAAGGAAGAGGATGATTTAACACCTTCTACAAAAGAGAATATTAGTTTAGAAGAGTGGAAGAGAACATGGATGGCTAAGTCTAATGATCAAGCGATATTTATCTCTGCAAAAGAAAGAGATAATATGGAGTCATTTAAGACACTTTTATATAATGAGGTGAAGAAGATCCACGTACAGCGCTTTCCTTATAATGACTTCTTGTTTAATTATTATGATGATGAGTCTGGAGATCAGATATAA
- a CDS encoding flippase-like domain-containing protein, whose product MNTSTQKHLNQFKLSRILLPIIIGLVVAVYLIYKEKDQIATFSFTTQGLFFLLGAVGLMLFRDFGYILRLRTLSGKSLTWIQCIKVVFLWEFASAITPTAIGGTGVAVFFLHQEKLSWAESTTIVMATSFLDELFFAISFPILLLSIGWQNLFIQYNANSFVNNLIWFAIAGYAIKLCYIIFVSYALFFRPLLFKKIIVAIASLPFLRRWKEDAAQYGDEFVVASETLQHKPIFFWIKSFFATTTSWISRYWTANLIILGVAVSTVNPNPQLFEISNQMIIFARQLIMWIMMMVMPSPGGAGFSEFLFSQYMTDFIPHGYGNMVSLIWRAISYYPYLLIGAIIFPIWVRNNFTRKK is encoded by the coding sequence ATGAATACATCAACACAGAAGCATCTAAATCAGTTTAAACTCTCTCGAATACTACTCCCTATTATTATCGGATTAGTAGTTGCTGTATATCTTATCTACAAAGAGAAAGATCAAATAGCCACCTTCAGTTTTACAACACAAGGGCTATTTTTTCTGCTAGGAGCAGTGGGGCTTATGTTATTCAGAGATTTTGGATATATTCTTCGACTTCGCACGCTATCCGGAAAATCACTTACCTGGATTCAATGTATTAAAGTTGTGTTCTTATGGGAATTTGCATCAGCCATCACCCCTACGGCCATTGGTGGAACAGGGGTAGCCGTTTTTTTCCTTCATCAAGAAAAACTCTCTTGGGCTGAAAGCACCACAATTGTGATGGCCACCAGCTTTCTAGATGAACTCTTCTTTGCAATCAGCTTTCCAATACTACTCCTAAGTATCGGTTGGCAAAACTTATTTATACAGTATAATGCAAACAGTTTCGTCAACAACCTTATATGGTTTGCCATTGCTGGATATGCCATCAAACTATGCTATATAATATTTGTCTCCTATGCTCTCTTTTTTCGTCCGCTACTTTTTAAGAAAATAATTGTTGCTATAGCTTCTCTTCCATTCTTACGTCGTTGGAAAGAAGATGCTGCCCAATATGGGGATGAGTTTGTCGTTGCATCAGAAACGTTACAACACAAACCTATCTTCTTCTGGATAAAATCATTCTTTGCAACGACCACATCATGGATATCCAGATATTGGACTGCCAACTTAATTATTCTAGGAGTCGCAGTATCTACGGTCAACCCAAACCCTCAACTCTTCGAAATCTCAAATCAAATGATCATCTTTGCTCGACAACTTATTATGTGGATCATGATGATGGTGATGCCAAGTCCAGGTGGGGCAGGATTCTCGGAATTCCTATTTTCACAATACATGACCGATTTTATCCCACATGGATACGGAAATATGGTCTCATTAATATGGAGAGCCATAAGTTACTACCCGTATCTTCTTATAGGTGCCATCATCTTTCCTATATGGGTTAGAAACAACTTCACAAGAAAAAAATGA